The following are encoded in a window of Impatiens glandulifera chromosome 5, dImpGla2.1, whole genome shotgun sequence genomic DNA:
- the LOC124939274 gene encoding cytochrome P450 76T24-like, giving the protein MDIIPLILSSFLFFFISSALSHFRRRKLPPGPIGLPIFGNLFQVGPKPHVSFARLAKKYGPIMSIRLGSVTSVVVSSPEIAREILQKHDEVLCDREIPDVARGQANFHISMIWLPYGNRWRMLRQVLSTQLTHMHKLNSLVELRHKASRELVEFVKEISQRGGPKIIGERPVAIGNLAFATALNQMSNTCFSKNVAEYESNEIQGFLKAVKTVMHVTGQFNIVDVFPWLKTIDPQGLRAKSKEAYGWLEAVVDDFVNKRMQWRRKDSSLSSSYTHHDGDLLDSFIDYSLKDPDFTTQQFKVLLLELILAGSDTTSITVEWAMTELLLNPDIMIKLRQEITEVIGTKGEIEEADIINLPYLQAVIKEAMRLRLAVPLLVPRNSKEEVEVKGYVIPKNTQTIINAWAMARDPCYWEAPNKFLPERFLNSNMDFKGQHFGFIPFGSGRRICPGILVAQRMVSLIIASLVYHFDWKLPRGTTIDNLDMDDVFGLTLRRATPLLAVPTMIKH; this is encoded by the exons ATGGATATTATTCCTTTGATTCTCTCTTCAttcctcttcttctttatcAGTTCAGCTCTTTCTCACTTTAGAAGAAGGAAGCTTCCCCCAGGTCCTATTGGCCTGCCCATCTTTGGAAACCTTTTTCAG GTCGGGCCGAAGCCCCATGTATCGTTTGCGAGACTGGCCAAAAAGTACGGTCCAATAATGTCCATACGGCTTGGTTCTGTCACATCGGTGGTTGTTTCTTCCCCGGAGATTGCCCGAGAGATTTTACAGAAACATGACGAGGTTTTATGTGACAGGGAAATACCAGACGTTGCGAGAGGCCAAGCTAATTTTCACATCTCCATGATTTGGCTTCCCTATGGCAATAGGTGGCGGATGCTCCGACAAGTATTGAGCACTCAGTTGACACACATGCATAAGTTGAACTCCTTGGTCGAGTTGCGGCATAAGGCTTCTAGAGAGCTCGTGGAATTTGTGAAGGAGATCTCTCAACGCGGTGGGCCGAAGATTATTGGGGAGAGACCGGTTGCTATCGGAAACTTGGCTTTCGCTACGGCTCTTAACCAAATGTCAAACACTTGTTTCTCAAAGAATGTGGCGGAATATGAATCCAATGAGATTCAG GGGTTTCTGAAGGCGGTGAAAACAGTGATGCATGTGACGGGACAGTTTAACATAGTGGACGTGTTTCCTTGGCTTAAGACAATTGATCCCCAAGGGTTGAGGGCCAAGTCTAAGGAAGCTTATGGTTGGCTTGAGGCCGTGGTTGATGATTTTGTTAACAAAAGGATGCAATGGAGGAGGAAGGATTCTAgcctttcttcttcttatacACATCATGATGGTGATCTCTTGGACTCATTTATAGATTACAGTCTTAAAGACCCTGACTTTACTACTCAACAGTTCAAAGTCTTACTACTG gAGTTAATTCTTGCTGGATCTGATACAACATCAATCACCGTGGAATGGGCAATGACGGAACTTCTTTTGAATCCAGACATAATGATAAAGCTTCGTCAAGAGATAACAGAGGTAATTGGCACAAAGGGAGAAATAGAAGAAGCTGACATTATTAATTTACCATACTTACAAGCTGTAATTAAAGAAGCAATGAGGCTTAGGCTAGCCGTTCCACTTCTAGTTCCCCGCAATTCCaaagaagaagttgaagttAAAGGTTATGTGATCCCAAAGAACACACAAACAATCATAAATGCTTGGGCAATGGCTCGAGATCCCTGCTACTGGGAAGCCCCCAACAAGTTCTTACCCGAAAGATTTCTCAACTCAAACATGGATTTTAAAGGGCAGCATTTTGGGTTTATTCCATTTGGTTCTGGACGAAGAATATGCCCTGGGATACTCGTGGCTCAACGCATGGTTAGCCTCATAATTGCATCATTGGTTTACCATTTCGATTGGAAGCTTCCAAGAGGTACCACAATAGATAACCTTGACATGGACGATGTCTTTGGGCTCACACTCCGAAGGGCCACTCCGTTGCTCGCGGTCCCAACAATGATTAAACATtga